One Argentina anserina chromosome 6, drPotAnse1.1, whole genome shotgun sequence genomic window, AGTTTATACCGGTGTCATATTTAAGTGTGCATAAGATTAAATCACAATATCATTTAACTACCCAATTTTAACCAAAACCAGAATTCAGAATTTGGGAAATGCATCAGATATAGAACATTTTGGTATAATTCAATCAGAAATCCCAGTCATATCTATGAAATTCTCCACCAAAGCACCCCCATGATTCCATTACTACGCAGACAAAACTCAAATATCAGCATAAACAAGAGCAAGAACTGAGTTAAAGGCCACACTTTAAATAGTTtccacaaaacaaaaacaaaatcagttCATAATATCAAGCAGCTAAAGCACAGAAATCAACCTTTCAACAACACATCAGTTATAAACTCTATCTTAATATCTAATAAAATCAACTCCTTTTTATCTAAACAAATACCAAAATCGACTCAGTTCCACCAATGATTACCATTATCAAACCAATCAAAAACCCTCACGCAGTACCAAAATCAGAATAATAAACACCACCTTAAGCATCTGATATGGAACATTTTGCAACATCTTAGACACAATCACAGTTTCGTAGATACTTTCAAACAGTTAAAGCACATCAGCCGAAATCGAAAACTAACAATCCAAAAAACACATCAAATACAGAATAATTTggtaaattttattaataatcTCAGTTGTATCTAAGAAAATCTTCCGCCAAAGCACCATACATATTAATTGATCTACAACATGTCCAATTGGATTCAATTTATTAATGTGCAGCAAGAATATCACTACTAAACACATCGATAATCGGATCGGGCAAGTCGGATACCGGACTCGGCGGCGGCCTGAGGAACATCACAGACTTTCCGGCCACGAGCTTCTTCCTCTGGGGGCATCTCGGGCCGTAGATCCTGCCGGAGAAGCAAGGGAATCCGTCGGCGGCGACGGTGACCTGTGGGAGACCGGCGTCGGCGGCGGACGGGGACATCGGCGGAGTGGAGCGGATCTGGGAGATCCAGTTGATTCTGTGAGATCTGGAGCTGCTGATTCGCGAGTCTCGGATTTGGGCTAGGGCTCCGGGCTTGAGGAACTTGAGGAACGGCGACGACCGGTTGGGTGTGGACCGGTGGGTGGTGCGTGCGCGGCGGTTCAtggctgagagagagagagagatggggtTAGGTTttggagagagggagagagatttggggttttgattttagagagagaaagagcgaGGAGATTTTGGGGGTGGGATTGAGGGTTTGTTTGGGGGTTCTTAAGGAGAGAGAAATAAGAGAGAGAGGCGGGAAGATGTGGAGGGAGAAGGGAAATGAGGGTTTCAAAACACCAAGTTTGAGGCGCGGAAAGACTAgtaggttttgttttttttttgtaattttgtttcgGTTCGTCGAATAGGGTTTTTCTTTGGTTTACGCCTTTACGGTGACTTGACTTTCTAGGAGGAGGTGACGCGTGGCTGTGTGGTCCGGTTGGTTGTCCATTGTGAGAGGGGCGTAGCCGATGCCGGATCTCAGTTGGCGCCGGCCGGCCACCTGGTTGAGTAAGCTTCATTTTGTTAATTTCTAGTAGGGGGACTGACACGAAGAATATCGATTAACTGATTTGATGCAAGAATCATGAAAATTCTTGTCATATATATCCTCTTATAATTATTAACTATTGAAATGACTGTTTTTATAAGATATGTAAGAAAATTATATTGGATAAATTATT contains:
- the LOC126799949 gene encoding uncharacterized protein LOC126799949, with protein sequence MNRRARTTHRSTPNRSSPFLKFLKPGALAQIRDSRISSSRSHRINWISQIRSTPPMSPSAADAGLPQVTVAADGFPCFSGRIYGPRCPQRKKLVAGKSVMFLRPPPSPVSDLPDPIIDVFSSDILAAH